A stretch of Noviherbaspirillum cavernae DNA encodes these proteins:
- a CDS encoding CpaF family protein, producing MSLREKLNVVAIEPLARGERQRASDAYKELKGRIHLKLLEKFDLSALEMLTPEKLRQEISSMVERLLQEEQAAVNEAERHSLIRDIQHEMLGFGPLELLMADPTVSDILVNSYDQIYVERHGMLELTDVSFTDEKHLLRIIDKIVSLVGRRIDESSPMVDARLPDGSRVNAVIPPVALDGPMMSVRRFAHIPLKMENLVKDLKTLTPEMAYLLEGLSKAKVNMLIAGGTGAGKTTLLNILSGYIPAAERIVTIEDAAELQLQQPHVVRMETRPMNIEGKGEITQRALVRNALRMRPDRIVIGEVRGAEAVDMLQAMNTGHEGSLTTIHANTPRDALARLENMIGMANLNLPHRAARQQIASAITIVIQALRLTDGKRKIISIQEITGMEGDVITMQEIFAFRQTGIGTDGAVQGYFHATGVRPKFADRLRAFGVQLPDAMFDPSKHFQ from the coding sequence ATGTCCCTGCGAGAAAAACTGAATGTCGTCGCCATCGAGCCGCTTGCGCGCGGAGAGCGGCAGCGCGCGAGCGATGCGTACAAGGAATTGAAGGGCAGGATACATCTCAAGCTGCTGGAAAAATTCGATCTCTCGGCGCTGGAAATGCTGACGCCGGAAAAGCTGCGGCAGGAAATCTCGTCGATGGTGGAGCGCCTGCTGCAGGAGGAACAGGCGGCGGTCAACGAGGCGGAGCGGCACTCCCTGATACGCGACATCCAGCACGAGATGCTCGGCTTCGGACCGCTTGAGCTGCTGATGGCCGACCCGACCGTGTCCGACATCCTGGTCAACTCGTACGACCAGATCTATGTCGAACGCCACGGCATGCTGGAACTGACCGATGTCAGCTTCACCGACGAAAAGCACCTGCTGCGCATCATCGACAAGATCGTGTCGCTGGTTGGTCGGCGCATCGATGAATCCAGTCCGATGGTGGATGCGCGGCTGCCCGACGGCTCGCGCGTCAACGCCGTGATCCCGCCGGTGGCGCTGGACGGTCCGATGATGTCGGTCCGGCGTTTTGCGCATATTCCGCTCAAGATGGAAAACCTCGTCAAGGACCTCAAGACCCTGACGCCGGAGATGGCCTACCTGCTCGAAGGCCTGAGCAAGGCGAAGGTCAACATGCTGATCGCGGGCGGAACCGGCGCGGGCAAGACGACGCTCTTGAACATCCTGTCCGGTTACATTCCGGCGGCGGAACGCATCGTGACCATCGAGGATGCGGCGGAGCTGCAGCTGCAGCAGCCGCATGTCGTGCGCATGGAAACCCGGCCGATGAACATCGAGGGCAAGGGCGAGATCACGCAGCGTGCGCTGGTGCGCAATGCATTGCGGATGCGGCCGGACCGCATCGTGATCGGCGAAGTGCGCGGTGCGGAGGCGGTGGACATGCTGCAGGCGATGAACACCGGCCATGAAGGTTCACTGACGACGATCCACGCCAACACGCCGCGTGATGCGCTCGCCCGGCTGGAAAACATGATCGGCATGGCGAACCTCAACCTGCCGCATCGCGCGGCGCGGCAGCAGATTGCATCGGCCATCACGATCGTCATCCAGGCGCTCAGATTGACCGACGGCAAGCGCAAGATCATCAGCATCCAGGAAATCACGGGCATGGAAGGCGACGTCATCACGATGCAGGAAATCTTCGCCTTCAGACAAACCGGCATCGGCACGGACGGCGCGGTGCAGGGCTACTTCCACGCGACCGGCGTCAGGCCCAAGTTCGCGGATCGCCTGCGCGCGTTCGGGGTGCAGCTGCCGGATGCCATGTTCGATCCGTCGAAGCATTTTCAGTAG
- a CDS encoding type II secretion system F family protein: MLTSLGGNYFLTVMVLVFVAVVLLLEGLYLIWKSYKGPEARKIEKRLLALSASHDDTRQAQLLKQQMLSGVPTLERFLLRVPRVHGMDRFILQSGLDWTVSRLLLSCAALGALGVLITTVLAHQSLLLGLLVGGVCAAMPVLYVHGKRRKRLGAIEQQLPDALDLMVRALRAGHAFSSALQMAGEEMPEPIAGEFRIVHDEVNFGIALQQALTNLSERVPITDLRYFIVSVMIQRESGGNLTEVLGNLSRLIRERLKLVGKIRVLSSEGRLSAWVLVVLPFALAALMNYVNPEFMSPLWKDPIGIVILKYTLGLMAIGILMLRKIIRIRV; the protein is encoded by the coding sequence ATGTTGACTTCGCTGGGTGGAAACTACTTCCTGACCGTCATGGTGCTGGTGTTTGTGGCGGTCGTGCTGCTGCTGGAAGGCCTGTACCTGATCTGGAAATCGTACAAGGGGCCGGAAGCGCGAAAGATCGAGAAGCGGCTGCTGGCGCTCTCCGCGTCCCATGACGACACGCGGCAGGCGCAATTATTGAAGCAGCAGATGTTGAGCGGGGTTCCCACGCTCGAGCGCTTCCTGCTGCGCGTGCCGCGCGTCCATGGCATGGACCGATTCATTCTCCAGTCGGGGCTGGACTGGACCGTATCGCGACTCCTCTTGTCATGTGCCGCGCTGGGCGCACTTGGCGTGCTGATCACGACCGTGCTCGCGCATCAATCGCTGTTGCTCGGCTTGCTGGTTGGCGGTGTGTGTGCGGCCATGCCTGTGCTGTACGTGCACGGCAAGCGGCGCAAGCGCCTGGGCGCGATCGAGCAGCAGCTGCCGGACGCGCTGGACCTGATGGTGCGGGCCTTGCGCGCGGGTCATGCCTTTTCGAGCGCATTGCAGATGGCGGGCGAGGAAATGCCGGAGCCGATTGCCGGCGAGTTCCGCATCGTCCACGACGAGGTCAACTTCGGGATCGCGTTGCAGCAGGCGCTGACCAATCTGAGCGAGCGGGTGCCGATCACCGATCTGCGCTACTTCATCGTGTCGGTGATGATCCAGCGCGAATCCGGCGGCAACCTGACCGAGGTGCTCGGCAATCTGAGCCGGCTGATTCGCGAGCGGCTGAAGCTGGTCGGAAAGATCAGAGTGCTGTCGTCCGAAGGGCGCCTGTCGGCCTGGGTGCTGGTGGTTCTGCCGTTCGCGCTGGCCGCTCTCATGAACTACGTCAATCCGGAGTTCATGTCGCCGTTGTGGAAAGACCCGATCGGCATCGTGATCCTCAAGTACACGCTGGGGCTGATGGCCATCGGCATTCTGATGCTGAGAAAGATCATCCGGATCCGCGTATAG
- a CDS encoding type II secretion system F family protein has product MIVFPILIFISVTLGLVGLFFWLTPTRTSQRLQAIAQPAEKSEWMETVVGIVSPFAKLSTPTGNWETSPLRVKFINAGIRRNDARLIYFGLKTLLPLLFAGIAYFGLRSGAHTDNNLTFLLYLMSAALIGCYLPNAFLHWMAKTRKREIFENFPDAADLMLVCVEAGLGLDAALTKVADEIRIKSVALAEEIHLTNLEMRAGGTREKSLRNLALRTGVEEIGTFATMLTQADKFGTSIGESLRVFSDDLRYKRQIRAEETAARIPTKLLFPLVVCIFPAIIMVIMGPAVIQLLRTVLPMMSGTAT; this is encoded by the coding sequence ATGATTGTGTTCCCGATACTCATCTTCATTTCCGTGACCCTTGGACTGGTCGGATTGTTCTTCTGGCTGACGCCGACCAGAACCAGCCAGCGCCTGCAGGCCATCGCTCAACCGGCGGAGAAGTCCGAGTGGATGGAAACCGTGGTCGGCATCGTCTCGCCTTTCGCGAAGCTGTCCACGCCGACCGGAAACTGGGAGACGTCGCCGCTGCGGGTGAAGTTCATCAACGCCGGCATCCGCCGCAACGACGCTCGCCTGATCTACTTCGGGCTGAAGACGCTGCTGCCGCTGTTGTTCGCCGGGATTGCCTATTTCGGCCTGCGGTCCGGCGCGCACACGGACAACAACCTGACCTTCCTGCTCTATCTCATGTCGGCGGCCCTGATCGGCTGCTACCTGCCCAATGCCTTCCTCCACTGGATGGCAAAGACCCGCAAGCGCGAAATCTTCGAGAATTTTCCCGATGCGGCCGACCTGATGCTGGTGTGCGTGGAAGCGGGCCTCGGGCTGGACGCCGCGCTCACCAAGGTGGCGGACGAGATCAGGATCAAGAGCGTCGCGCTGGCCGAAGAAATCCATTTGACCAATCTCGAAATGCGGGCCGGCGGCACGCGCGAAAAATCCCTGCGCAACCTCGCGCTGCGCACCGGCGTCGAGGAAATCGGCACCTTCGCCACCATGCTGACGCAGGCGGACAAGTTCGGCACCAGCATCGGCGAGTCGCTGCGGGTGTTCTCCGATGACCTGCGGTACAAGAGGCAGATACGGGCCGAGGAAACGGCGGCCAGGATACCGACCAAGCTGCTGTTCCCGCTGGTGGTCTGCATCTTCCCCGCGATCATCATGGTCATCATGGGGCCGGCGGTGATTCAATTGCTGCGCACGGTATTGCCGATGATGAGCGGCACTGCGACGTAG
- a CDS encoding LuxR C-terminal-related transcriptional regulator: protein MKPLEQKIRVMLADDHPTILWGLSRLIEAERTRMELVCTAGSCEEVVTNAARTIPDVILLDLDLGGTCSIDIFPSLLANSASRILIFTGMRDQATLDQAILSGARGMLHKDASAEQVLKAIEKIHLGELWVDHETLGRVFGKMTNPARSTSLDAEAQKQATLTARERKIIHTLVEEGGTLNKTLAQRLFISEHTLRNHLTSIYQKLGVANRLELYVYAIKHRLAQLHAPGGAHDARPYGWAHMHEALGGSALEHNQSH from the coding sequence ATGAAACCGCTTGAACAGAAAATCCGCGTCATGCTGGCCGACGATCACCCGACCATACTCTGGGGCCTGAGCAGGCTGATCGAAGCGGAAAGGACGCGCATGGAACTGGTCTGCACCGCAGGCAGCTGCGAGGAAGTCGTGACCAACGCCGCGCGCACGATCCCCGACGTCATCCTGCTCGATCTCGACCTCGGCGGAACATGCTCCATCGACATCTTTCCATCACTGCTGGCCAATTCCGCGTCGCGCATACTGATCTTTACCGGGATGCGTGATCAGGCAACGCTGGATCAGGCGATCCTCTCCGGTGCGCGCGGCATGCTGCACAAGGATGCCTCGGCGGAGCAGGTGCTCAAGGCCATTGAAAAGATTCACCTGGGCGAGCTGTGGGTCGATCATGAAACCCTGGGCAGAGTGTTCGGCAAGATGACGAATCCGGCCCGTTCCACCAGCCTCGACGCCGAAGCGCAAAAGCAGGCAACGCTGACAGCCAGGGAGCGCAAGATCATTCACACGCTGGTAGAGGAAGGCGGCACATTGAACAAGACGCTTGCGCAGCGACTTTTCATCTCCGAACACACCCTGCGCAATCACCTGACCTCCATCTACCAGAAGCTGGGCGTGGCCAATCGGCTGGAACTGTATGTCTACGCCATCAAGCACCGGCTCGCACAACTGCATGCGCCAGGCGGTGCCCATGACGCCAGGCCGTACGGCTGGGCGCACATGCATGAGGCATTGGGTGGAAGCGCATTGGAGCACAACCAGTCTCATTAG
- a CDS encoding sensor histidine kinase, whose protein sequence is MTAYRSTGKQEHVPDTTSAAAADDADASVLGSIRLVVAVAILATIVFDRAYPDRVSDIAWIAAAGHVVYSAVLCLASRFALPFLQGRVILWADVLWFEAIVLLTGGIHSFAFLSFNFAILAASFRWGFAEGLRMSIASTVLFCASALASTAPADVACLLLRSAILLALGGVSACWGGSHAARQRRLAMLRDASQLSNPRFGVDRTIASVLDRINTFHGGSNCILVLRDKQSGAYSLRMAVTRDAMPQADAHHVDPAIAAPLLAYAAGRVALGKRSRRPGSSATQCIVHAGGRSGWIKCDAMCNDEIADLLDAASFISVPISSPHKEGRLYVVSDERRFAGDDALFLNNIAAQAFPVIENIDLLDRMASEAAVRERHRIALDLHDTAIQPYIGLTHGLAAVRRNAAADNPLVEDLDRISAMATQVIADLRSYAATFKAGTAGMEASLLPELMQRTSHVRQFYGIDIAVNLEGDINVNGRLAAEVLQIVNEGISNICKHTLAQRGLVNLRCIDGRLDIDIENEGAAMQAPAFTPRSITERAALLGGSARVRQRASGTTAVHVEIPL, encoded by the coding sequence ATGACTGCATATCGATCGACAGGCAAGCAGGAGCATGTGCCGGATACCACTTCGGCTGCCGCTGCGGATGATGCCGATGCATCGGTACTCGGCAGCATCCGACTGGTCGTGGCGGTCGCGATACTGGCGACCATCGTCTTCGATCGCGCTTACCCCGACCGGGTGTCCGATATCGCCTGGATTGCGGCTGCCGGTCATGTCGTCTACAGCGCCGTGTTGTGCCTTGCCTCGCGGTTTGCCCTTCCCTTTCTGCAAGGCCGCGTGATCCTGTGGGCCGACGTCCTGTGGTTCGAGGCGATCGTGCTGCTCACGGGCGGCATCCACAGTTTTGCTTTTCTCTCGTTCAACTTTGCGATTCTCGCCGCATCGTTCCGCTGGGGATTCGCGGAAGGCCTGCGGATGTCGATCGCATCGACGGTCTTGTTCTGCGCCAGCGCGCTGGCATCGACCGCGCCCGCGGACGTGGCGTGCCTGTTGCTGCGCAGCGCCATCCTGCTGGCGCTCGGCGGCGTCAGCGCATGCTGGGGCGGATCGCATGCGGCGAGGCAACGCCGCCTCGCCATGCTGCGCGATGCAAGCCAGCTGTCGAACCCGCGCTTCGGCGTCGACCGCACCATCGCTTCCGTGCTGGACAGGATCAATACATTCCATGGCGGCAGCAATTGCATCCTGGTGTTGCGCGACAAGCAATCCGGCGCGTACTCCCTGCGCATGGCCGTGACACGCGATGCGATGCCGCAGGCCGATGCGCATCACGTCGATCCGGCGATCGCGGCACCGCTGCTGGCATATGCAGCCGGCCGCGTCGCGCTCGGCAAACGTTCGCGCCGGCCGGGATCGTCGGCGACGCAATGCATAGTGCATGCCGGCGGCCGCAGCGGCTGGATCAAATGCGACGCCATGTGCAACGACGAGATCGCCGATCTGCTCGATGCCGCCTCCTTCATCAGCGTCCCCATTTCGTCCCCGCACAAGGAAGGACGCCTCTATGTCGTCTCGGATGAACGCCGTTTCGCCGGGGACGATGCCCTGTTTCTGAACAACATCGCGGCGCAAGCCTTCCCCGTCATCGAAAACATCGACCTGCTTGACCGCATGGCGTCGGAGGCCGCCGTGCGCGAGCGGCACAGGATCGCGCTCGATCTTCACGATACCGCCATCCAGCCCTACATCGGCCTGACGCACGGCCTTGCCGCCGTGCGCAGGAACGCCGCCGCCGACAATCCGCTGGTCGAGGATCTCGACAGGATTTCGGCAATGGCAACGCAGGTCATTGCCGACTTGCGCAGCTACGCCGCGACGTTCAAGGCCGGCACCGCAGGCATGGAAGCATCGCTGCTGCCCGAGCTCATGCAGCGGACAAGCCATGTCAGGCAGTTCTACGGCATCGATATCGCCGTCAACCTGGAAGGTGACATCAACGTGAACGGGCGTCTTGCCGCCGAGGTGTTGCAGATCGTGAACGAAGGGATCAGCAACATCTGCAAGCACACCCTCGCCCAACGCGGCCTGGTCAACCTGCGCTGCATCGACGGGCGGCTCGATATCGATATCGAGAACGAAGGCGCGGCAATGCAAGCACCAGCCTTCACGCCGCGCTCGATCACGGAACGCGCCGCCCTTCTCGGCGGCAGCGCCCGCGTCCGGCAGCGCGCGAGCGGCACGACTGCCGTACATGTCGAAATACCACTCTAG
- a CDS encoding right-handed parallel beta-helix repeat-containing protein — translation MTPIDPANMPVVASRFMVTITEPGTYRLSGNLIVPDADTTAIEINADNVIIDLGGYAIAGPVSCSPPPVSCSATGTGNGVHAVSRDNIVVRNGTISGMGNVGIYLETNTGRIENVTLANNAGGGTALFGGVIVGSAVQSNGGDGITGIDLLLQGTAVRDNEAFGFKAYGNSAYANSLFIGNNRGGAQVNAVPEARGGNLCNGSMCP, via the coding sequence GTGACTCCCATCGATCCCGCGAACATGCCGGTTGTCGCATCGCGTTTCATGGTGACGATCACCGAACCCGGAACGTATCGTCTGAGCGGCAACCTGATCGTGCCGGATGCCGACACGACCGCCATCGAGATCAATGCCGACAATGTCATCATCGATCTGGGCGGCTACGCGATTGCGGGTCCGGTATCGTGTTCGCCACCGCCCGTATCCTGCTCTGCCACGGGTACGGGCAACGGCGTGCATGCGGTCAGTCGCGACAACATCGTTGTGCGCAACGGCACCATCTCCGGCATGGGCAACGTCGGCATCTACCTCGAAACGAATACCGGCAGAATTGAAAACGTCACGCTCGCGAACAATGCGGGCGGTGGTACGGCCCTGTTCGGCGGCGTCATCGTCGGCAGTGCCGTGCAGTCGAACGGCGGTGACGGCATCACGGGCATCGACCTCTTGCTGCAGGGAACTGCGGTGCGCGACAACGAGGCCTTCGGATTCAAGGCCTACGGCAACTCGGCCTACGCCAACAGCCTGTTCATCGGCAATAATCGCGGCGGCGCCCAGGTCAATGCCGTGCCAGAAGCGCGTGGCGGTAACCTCTGCAATGGGTCGATGTGTCCCTGA
- a CDS encoding bifunctional diguanylate cyclase/phosphodiesterase, translating into MRGNFRLLLLWPVIALLISGIGWSVLNAHLDNERQRVESVALDQAAALARNYADHLTRTAQFVDQILLHVKYEWMLSDGRLRLEHARDTGLFPAESLFNVMIVDRKGANLTSSRPARMHPGIADREYFQALKKSSSDALQIGMPVLGRAGGDIVIPFSRRLTDPDGKFDGAVVGAVQTEYFTLNYDEITLGRYGFLGVVGGQGGILAARIGPTVHTAKNPALAALPGFDAAAGSVLFDGAQYFSDKRSRYVGWDAADEFPLIGLVGLDQQEVLAPYHANAAALIRYALWATLALAAFTLIAMAFSLRLGWRKRQLEITQVTYRMATEGGSEGFYIARAITGADGAISDFAIIDSNRRGAEFIRQRRENLIGKRISLLYEDADPERLIGMMRDAMESGEYEDDVQVRPNSPFTPQWMHLKMLRSDGDLAITVRDISDVKAHVDELERRSNIDPLTDLPNRHWAQTYLPKAVRHAQDNDALLALLFIDLDGFKGVNDRMGHAAGDELLRNAAARLKEAVRPHDHVVRLGGDEFVVIIEQIEHKEDAAHVAARINLAFRQSFRLSQGVHTVGTSIGISLFPADGTDAETLLRHADVAMYSVKESGKGDFHFYDQRFYDALRVRINQELELRQSIEQDQFVIHYQPRLDLATGVTSSMEALVRWDHPTQGLISPLEFIPLAEESTLILGIGELVIDKVCAQLAQWGTTGQSLVPVSINVSPRQFNEVNVPKLLSSALARHRIAASLVEIELTESLMMAESPDVSSALTAIRRMGIKLLVDDFGTGYSSLSQLQRLDFDVLKVDRAFTSEIERTERGKVFFKAIITMAHALGMRVVAEGVENEKQLDILRTLHCDEIQGFYISAPLPPGDTQPVLTQGSLPAK; encoded by the coding sequence GTGCGAGGGAATTTTCGTCTGCTGCTGCTGTGGCCCGTCATTGCACTGCTGATTTCCGGCATCGGCTGGAGTGTCTTGAATGCGCATCTCGACAATGAGCGACAGCGCGTCGAGAGCGTCGCGCTCGATCAGGCGGCCGCATTGGCGCGCAACTACGCCGATCACCTGACGCGAACGGCGCAGTTCGTTGATCAGATCCTGCTTCATGTCAAATATGAATGGATGCTGTCAGACGGGCGCCTGCGGCTTGAACATGCGCGGGATACGGGATTGTTTCCAGCCGAATCCCTCTTCAATGTCATGATCGTCGATCGCAAAGGTGCGAACCTGACCAGTTCACGCCCCGCGCGAATGCATCCCGGCATCGCCGACCGCGAGTATTTCCAGGCGCTCAAGAAATCGTCGTCTGACGCGCTCCAGATCGGCATGCCGGTGCTGGGCAGGGCCGGCGGCGATATCGTCATCCCGTTTTCGCGCCGGCTCACCGACCCCGACGGCAAGTTCGACGGCGCCGTGGTGGGCGCGGTGCAGACCGAGTACTTCACGTTGAACTACGACGAGATCACGCTGGGCCGCTACGGCTTTCTTGGCGTGGTGGGTGGACAAGGCGGCATCCTCGCGGCGCGCATCGGCCCGACCGTGCATACCGCGAAAAATCCCGCGCTGGCTGCGCTGCCGGGCTTCGACGCGGCCGCCGGCAGCGTTCTGTTCGATGGCGCGCAATACTTTTCCGACAAGCGCAGCCGCTATGTCGGCTGGGATGCAGCGGACGAATTTCCGCTGATCGGGCTGGTCGGCCTCGATCAGCAGGAAGTGCTCGCGCCCTACCACGCCAATGCCGCCGCGCTGATCCGCTATGCACTATGGGCAACGCTTGCGCTGGCTGCATTCACGCTGATCGCGATGGCATTCTCGCTGCGGCTGGGGTGGCGCAAGCGCCAGCTGGAGATCACGCAGGTCACGTACCGCATGGCGACGGAAGGCGGCAGCGAGGGCTTCTACATCGCCCGCGCGATCACCGGCGCCGATGGCGCGATCTCCGATTTCGCGATCATCGACAGCAACCGGCGCGGCGCGGAATTCATACGCCAGCGGCGCGAGAACCTGATCGGCAAGCGTATTTCGCTCCTGTATGAAGATGCCGATCCCGAACGCCTGATCGGCATGATGCGCGACGCGATGGAAAGCGGCGAATACGAGGACGACGTGCAGGTGCGGCCCAATTCCCCGTTCACGCCGCAATGGATGCACCTCAAGATGCTGCGCTCCGACGGCGATCTCGCGATCACCGTACGCGACATCAGCGACGTCAAGGCGCACGTCGATGAACTGGAACGGCGCAGCAACATCGATCCCCTGACCGATCTGCCCAACCGGCACTGGGCGCAGACCTATCTGCCGAAGGCGGTCCGCCACGCGCAGGACAACGACGCGCTGCTGGCGCTGCTGTTCATCGACCTCGACGGCTTCAAGGGCGTCAACGACAGAATGGGACACGCGGCGGGCGACGAGCTGCTGCGCAACGCGGCGGCGCGCCTGAAGGAAGCGGTGCGCCCGCACGACCACGTGGTACGGCTGGGCGGCGACGAGTTCGTCGTCATCATCGAACAGATCGAGCACAAGGAGGACGCCGCGCATGTCGCCGCGCGCATCAACCTGGCTTTCCGGCAGAGCTTCCGTTTGTCGCAAGGCGTGCACACGGTCGGCACTTCGATCGGCATCAGCCTGTTTCCCGCCGACGGCACGGATGCCGAAACGCTGTTGCGCCATGCCGACGTCGCCATGTATTCGGTCAAGGAGAGCGGCAAGGGCGATTTCCATTTCTACGACCAGCGGTTCTACGACGCCTTGCGGGTGCGCATCAACCAGGAGCTGGAGCTGCGCCAGTCGATCGAGCAGGACCAGTTCGTCATCCACTACCAGCCTCGGCTGGACCTTGCCACCGGCGTCACATCCAGCATGGAGGCGCTGGTGCGCTGGGATCATCCGACGCAGGGCCTGATCAGCCCGCTCGAATTCATCCCGCTGGCCGAGGAGAGCACTCTCATCCTCGGCATCGGCGAACTGGTCATCGACAAGGTCTGCGCACAGCTGGCGCAATGGGGCACGACGGGGCAGTCGCTGGTGCCGGTATCGATCAACGTGTCGCCGCGCCAGTTCAATGAAGTCAACGTGCCGAAGCTGCTCTCGTCCGCGCTGGCACGCCATCGCATCGCCGCGAGCCTGGTCGAGATCGAGTTGACGGAATCGCTGATGATGGCGGAGAGCCCGGACGTCTCCAGCGCGCTGACCGCGATCCGCCGCATGGGCATCAAGCTGCTGGTGGACGACTTCGGCACCGGATACTCGTCGCTGTCACAGTTGCAGCGGCTCGACTTCGACGTGCTGAAGGTCGATCGTGCCTTCACCTCCGAGATCGAACGCACCGAACGCGGCAAGGTCTTCTTCAAGGCCATCATCACGATGGCGCATGCGCTCGGCATGCGGGTCGTGGCAGAAGGCGTCGAGAATGAAAAACAGCTCGACATTCTGCGAACGCTGCATTGCGACGAGATACAGGGCTTCTACATCTCCGCGCCGCTGCCGCCCGGCGACACCCAGCCGGTGCTGACGCAAGGAAGCTTGCCTGCGAAGTAG